One window of Sinorhizobium fredii NGR234 genomic DNA carries:
- a CDS encoding ABC transporter permease, which produces MSTPYAKLPGWVEYGLIPLINLAVAFVVAGLVVLLVGENPFEAAYHLINGAFGRGEYIGFTLYYATTFIFTGLAVAVAFHAGLFNIGGEGQAYVGGIGVALACLWLDQVMPWYVVFPLAILGSAFFGALWAFLPGWLQAKRGSHIVITTIMFNFIASSLMVYLLTRVLKPLGSMAPQTRTFAEGGQLPKLDWLLSIFGLNVGTAPFNISFLLALAAAFGVWVLIWRTKLGYEMRTMGHSPSAARYAGIRESRITVITMMISGGLAGMMALNPIMGEQFRMQLDFVQGAGFVGIAVALMGRSHPGGIIPAAILFGVLYQGGAEIAFEMPSISRDMIVIIQGLVILFAGALENMFRPAITRAFAMRGQRAAAVVQTKGA; this is translated from the coding sequence ATGAGCACACCCTACGCGAAGCTCCCGGGCTGGGTCGAATATGGCCTGATCCCGCTGATCAACCTTGCCGTCGCCTTCGTCGTCGCCGGTCTCGTCGTGCTGCTCGTCGGCGAAAATCCGTTCGAGGCGGCTTACCACCTGATCAACGGCGCCTTCGGCCGCGGCGAATATATCGGCTTCACGCTCTATTACGCGACGACCTTCATCTTCACCGGCCTTGCCGTCGCCGTCGCCTTCCATGCCGGGCTCTTCAATATCGGCGGCGAGGGCCAGGCCTATGTCGGCGGCATCGGCGTGGCGCTCGCCTGCCTGTGGCTCGACCAGGTGATGCCCTGGTACGTGGTCTTCCCGCTCGCCATCCTCGGCTCGGCCTTCTTCGGCGCGCTCTGGGCCTTCCTGCCCGGCTGGCTGCAGGCCAAGCGCGGCAGCCACATCGTCATCACCACCATCATGTTCAACTTCATCGCCTCGAGCCTGATGGTCTATCTGTTGACGCGCGTCCTGAAACCGCTCGGATCGATGGCGCCGCAGACGCGGACCTTCGCCGAGGGCGGCCAATTGCCGAAGCTCGACTGGCTCTTGTCGATCTTCGGCCTCAATGTCGGCACCGCCCCCTTCAACATCTCCTTCCTGCTGGCGCTCGCCGCCGCCTTCGGCGTCTGGGTGCTGATCTGGCGCACCAAGCTCGGCTACGAGATGCGCACCATGGGCCATAGTCCCTCGGCGGCGCGCTATGCCGGCATCCGCGAAAGCCGCATCACCGTCATCACCATGATGATCTCCGGCGGTCTTGCCGGGATGATGGCGCTGAATCCGATCATGGGCGAGCAGTTCCGCATGCAGCTCGATTTCGTCCAGGGCGCCGGCTTCGTCGGCATCGCGGTCGCGCTGATGGGCCGCTCGCATCCGGGCGGCATCATCCCCGCGGCGATCCTCTTCGGCGTCCTCTACCAGGGCGGCGCCGAGATCGCCTTCGAGATGCCGTCGATCTCGCGCGACATGATCGTCATCATCCAGGGCCTCGTCATCCTGTTTGCCGGCGCACTCGAAAACATGTTCCGCCCGGCGATCACCCGCGCTTTCGCCATGCGCGGCCAGCGCGCCGCCGCCGTCGTCCAGACCAAGGGAGCCTGA